From a single Lolium rigidum isolate FL_2022 chromosome 7, APGP_CSIRO_Lrig_0.1, whole genome shotgun sequence genomic region:
- the LOC124672309 gene encoding uncharacterized protein LOC124672309 — protein sequence MKWSSRRFFLSESSAAVATQGSNDGLTFNLRSVVAAAVFIVCRRSPAPVRDQAVGRFRSRGGCQIDSMVQSRGGCQIELHSLLDGSLVEQGGTISRFSIYFAKSADYCN from the exons ATGAAATGGTCCA GTAGAAG GTTCTTCTTGTCGGAGAGCAGTGCAGCGGTGGCAACACAGGGAAGCAACGATGGCCTGACTTTCAACCTGCGCAGTGTGGTTGCGGCGGCGGTGTTCATTGTTTGCCGGCGCTCCCCGGCGCCGGTGCGGGACCAAG CCGTTGGACGCTTCAGAAGCAGAGGTGGGTGCCAAATTGACTCGATGGTTCAGAGCCGAGGTGGCTGCCAAATTGAACTACACTCTCTTCTTGATGGGTCTCTG GTTGAGCAAGGAGGAACAATCAGCAGATTTAGCATTTATTTTGCTAAATCTGCTGATTATTGTAATTAA